The Cydia splendana chromosome Z, ilCydSple1.2, whole genome shotgun sequence genome window below encodes:
- the LOC134804817 gene encoding uncharacterized protein LOC134804817, whose translation MAPLRLLAAALLAVQLQLNYGQQINEGNNLVAVASHKLAAIKQQSQKQNLTDSEQTTDSEDNLEVTTDKDLEPVNLNTSAIYPGSGTITSITFVRNPAYVGPLPTFSIINSENASDPIVGTLSHDTAHLTSSSPNNDLSYTAVSQMASQQTDDKVGFMAKSPLFISFAPRCSGAVSSQSPYVINTCPPQSSSATPQPCPPPKQQVPQILSSGQLQPSSAQNPTNMRLRFIPAPAAVQGTGSVKSTVPVSPQVPIQSTIPIQNTMPIQNTVPIPRAVPMQSTLPIQNGIPIESTIPIHSAIPIQRTVSNAPIQNPIANIVQNPNLGLLLTHILSQNPVKQEYSSPTNIKYITENQKPSKQTAVKTLLPLLVQLLTEKNNNCCECKNKKEISHTYSRYKPGLKKRFDKFEVDFGRSDVNHYHRVEESKRIKKPFDDSLEEDYSDETSDYTAEEYDDED comes from the coding sequence ttaAATTATGGACAGCAAATTAACGAAGGAAACAATTTGGTAGCCGTAGCGTCGCACAAGTTGGCAGCCATAAAACAACAATCTCAGAAACAAAATCTTACCGACTCGGAGCAAACGACAGACTCTGAAGACAATTTAGAAGTGACGACTGACAAAGATTTAGAACCAGTCAATTTAAACACCAGCGCCATATATCCTGGTAGCGGCACGATAACGAGCATTACGTTTGTGAGAAATCCGGCGTATGTCGGACCGTTGCCTACATTTTCAATAATTAATAGTGAAAATGCATCTGATCCAATTGTTGGGACTCTCAGCCATGACACTGCGCACTTGACCAGTTCTTCACCAAACAATGACCTATCGTACACTGCTGTAAGTCAAATGGCCAGCCAACAGACAGATGATAAAGTTGGGTTTATGGCAAAGTCACCCCTTTTCATTAGTTTTGCGCCACGGTGTTCCGGTGCCGTGTCTTCACAATCTCCATATGTTATTAATACTTGTCCGCCGCAGTCCTCCTCAGCCACGCCGCAACCTTGCCCTCCGCCGAAACAACAAGTGCCCCAAATATTATCTTCCGGTCAATTGCAGCCATCGAGTGCACAAAATCCAACTAACATGAGGTTACGGTTCATTCCAGCTCCAGCTGCAGTACAGGGCACAGGGTCAGTAAAGAGCACTGTGCCCGTATCGCCTCAAGTACCAATACAGAGTACAATACcaatacaaaatacaatgcCGATACAGAATACAGTACCAATACCAAGAGCAGTCCCAATGCAGAGTACACTCCCAATACAGAACGGAATACCTATAGAAAGTACTATACCAATACATAGTGCCATACCAATACAGAGGACAGTATCAAATGCACCAATTCAAAACCCAATAGCTAATATCGTTCAAAATCCAAATTTGGGTCTCTTGCTTACACATATTTTATCACAAAATCCTGTCAAGCAAGAATATTCATCGCccacaaatattaaatatataaccGAAAACCAAAAACCTAGTAAACAAACTGCCGTCAAAACTTTGCTACCGCTTCTTGTACAACTTCtaacagaaaaaaataataattgttgcgaatgtaaaaataaaaaagaaatatctCATACGTACAGCAGGTATAAACCTGGATTAAAAAAAAGGTTTGACAAATTCGAGGTCGATTTTGGTCGGTCTGATGTAAATCACTATCATCGCGTTGAAGAAAGTAAGAGAATAAAAAAACCTTTCGATGATAGTCTGGAAGAAGATTACAGCGATGAAACCTCGGATTACACTGCCGAAGAATATGATGATGAAGACTGA